The Blastomonas fulva genome contains a region encoding:
- a CDS encoding Fur family transcriptional regulator gives MSIVKDHGHRHKEHEGADLAHAARVSLEAAGEQWTDMRESIFTALADIEKPASAYDIADAVSKARGKRVAPNSVYRILDLFVRTNLARRVESINAYIANSHPGCLHDCIFLVCDSCGSATHIDDDGLSRSVRKTAEAAGYVDIRPVIEVRGRCADCD, from the coding sequence ATGTCCATCGTCAAAGACCACGGCCACAGGCACAAGGAGCATGAGGGGGCAGACCTTGCCCATGCTGCGCGCGTATCGCTGGAAGCAGCGGGCGAGCAGTGGACCGACATGCGCGAGTCGATTTTCACGGCCCTGGCCGATATCGAAAAGCCTGCCTCAGCCTATGATATCGCCGATGCTGTCAGCAAGGCGCGCGGCAAGCGCGTCGCGCCCAACAGCGTCTATCGCATTCTCGACCTGTTCGTGCGCACCAACCTGGCGCGGCGGGTAGAGAGCATCAACGCATATATCGCAAATTCCCACCCCGGGTGCCTGCATGACTGCATCTTTCTGGTGTGCGATTCGTGCGGATCGGCGACGCATATCGACGATGACGGCCTGTCGCGGAGTGTCCGCAAGACCGCGGAAGCCGCAGGCTATGTCGATATTCGCCCGGTTATCGAGGTGCGTGGCCGCTGCGCGGACTGCGACTGA
- the lspA gene encoding signal peptidase II: MSLTRYRTEGVALAITILVIDQIAKFIVAGPLALKSRLQIEITSFFNLTWAENRGVSMGFLTAETDTARWLLVALTGLIATVVLLWMWKERARGDILALGMILGGALGNIIDRARLGYVVDYADLHFGAFRPFMIFNIADAAITIGVLLLLARVLIIGDKSAKSEAPTSGVQAGGISDGAPAAKTENEHV, from the coding sequence ATGAGCCTCACCCGCTATCGCACCGAAGGCGTCGCGCTCGCCATCACGATCCTCGTCATCGACCAGATCGCCAAGTTCATCGTTGCAGGGCCGCTCGCGCTCAAGAGCCGGTTGCAGATCGAGATCACCTCGTTCTTCAACCTGACCTGGGCGGAGAACCGCGGCGTCTCGATGGGCTTCCTCACCGCCGAGACCGATACCGCGCGCTGGCTGCTGGTCGCGCTCACCGGACTGATCGCCACGGTGGTGCTGCTGTGGATGTGGAAGGAACGCGCGCGCGGCGACATTCTGGCGCTGGGCATGATCCTGGGCGGGGCGCTGGGCAACATCATCGATCGCGCACGCCTGGGCTATGTCGTCGATTATGCCGACCTGCATTTCGGCGCTTTCCGGCCCTTCATGATCTTCAACATCGCCGATGCCGCGATCACCATCGGGGTGCTGTTATTGCTTGCCCGCGTTCTGATAATCGGCGACAAGTCGGCCAAATCTGAGGCCCCTACATCAGGGGTTCAGGCTGGCGGGATTAGCGATGGCGCCCCAGCCGCCAAAACGGAGAATGAGCATGTTTAA
- the dxs gene encoding 1-deoxy-D-xylulose-5-phosphate synthase, which produces MTNLPATPLLDTVETPADLRKLKPTQLRQLADELRQEVISAVSVTGGHLGAGLGVVELTTAIHYVFDTPTDRLIWDVGHQCYPHKILTGRRDRIRTLRTGGGLSGFTKRSESEYDPFGAAHSSTSISAALGFATANQMTGAPGKAIAVIGDGAMSAGMAYEAMNNAERAGNRLVVILNDNDMSIAPPVGGLSGYLARIVSSREFLGVREALKRLARKLPKSLHQAARKTDEYARGMAMGGTLFEELGFYYVGPIDGHNMDQLVAVLENVRDAAEGPCLIHVVTQKGKGYGPAEAAADKYHGVAKFDVVTGKQDKAAAGPPAYQNVFGETLAKLADTDPTICAITAAMPSGTGVDKFAKAHPDRSFDVGIAEQHAVTFAAGLAAQGMRPFCAIYSTFLQRAYDQVVHDVAIQNLPVRFAIDRAGLVGADGSTHAGSFDVTYLATLPNMVVMAAADEAELVHMTYTAACHDSGPIAFRYPRGNGTGVALPQVPERLEIGKGRIVREGKKVAILSLGTRLAEAQKAADLLDAKGLSTTVADLRFAKPLDEELIRKLLATHEVCVTVEEGAIGGLGAHVLTMASDAGLIDSGLKLRTLRLPDTFQDHDKPEKQYADAGLDADGIVDCVLKALRHNSAGVAIVGDGARA; this is translated from the coding sequence ATGACCAATCTGCCCGCCACACCGCTGCTTGATACCGTCGAAACACCGGCCGACCTGCGCAAGCTCAAGCCTACGCAGCTGCGCCAGCTGGCCGACGAGCTGCGGCAGGAAGTGATCTCTGCGGTATCGGTGACCGGCGGACATCTGGGCGCGGGCCTGGGCGTGGTCGAGCTGACCACTGCGATCCATTATGTCTTCGATACCCCCACCGATCGGCTGATCTGGGATGTCGGCCATCAGTGCTATCCGCACAAGATCCTCACCGGACGTCGCGACCGCATCCGCACGCTGCGCACCGGTGGCGGGCTTTCGGGCTTCACCAAGCGTTCCGAAAGCGAATATGATCCGTTCGGCGCGGCGCACAGCTCGACCTCGATCTCGGCGGCGCTTGGCTTTGCCACCGCCAACCAGATGACCGGCGCGCCGGGCAAGGCGATCGCGGTGATCGGCGATGGCGCGATGAGCGCGGGCATGGCCTATGAGGCGATGAACAACGCCGAGCGCGCGGGCAACCGGCTGGTCGTGATCCTCAACGACAACGACATGTCGATCGCGCCGCCGGTCGGCGGGCTGTCGGGCTATCTTGCGCGAATCGTTTCGAGCCGCGAATTCCTCGGCGTGCGCGAGGCATTGAAGCGTCTGGCGCGCAAGTTGCCCAAGAGCCTGCACCAGGCCGCACGCAAGACCGACGAATATGCTCGCGGCATGGCGATGGGCGGCACTTTGTTCGAGGAGCTGGGCTTCTATTATGTCGGCCCGATCGACGGTCACAACATGGACCAGCTGGTCGCGGTGCTCGAGAATGTCCGCGATGCCGCCGAAGGGCCGTGCCTGATCCATGTCGTCACGCAGAAGGGCAAGGGCTATGGCCCGGCCGAAGCGGCCGCCGACAAATATCATGGCGTCGCCAAGTTCGATGTCGTCACCGGCAAGCAGGACAAGGCAGCCGCAGGGCCGCCGGCGTATCAGAACGTGTTCGGCGAAACTCTGGCGAAGCTCGCCGATACCGACCCGACCATCTGCGCGATCACCGCTGCCATGCCCTCGGGCACCGGGGTGGACAAGTTCGCCAAGGCGCACCCCGATCGCAGCTTTGATGTCGGCATTGCCGAGCAGCACGCGGTAACCTTTGCAGCGGGGCTCGCTGCGCAGGGCATGCGCCCGTTTTGCGCGATCTATTCGACCTTCCTGCAGCGCGCCTATGACCAGGTCGTGCACGATGTCGCGATCCAGAACCTGCCGGTCCGCTTCGCGATCGACCGCGCCGGGCTGGTCGGCGCCGATGGTTCGACCCATGCCGGCTCGTTCGATGTCACCTATCTCGCGACATTGCCCAACATGGTGGTGATGGCGGCGGCCGACGAGGCCGAACTCGTCCACATGACCTATACCGCCGCATGCCACGACAGCGGTCCGATCGCGTTTCGCTATCCGCGCGGCAACGGCACCGGCGTCGCGCTGCCGCAGGTGCCCGAGCGGCTCGAGATCGGCAAGGGCCGTATCGTGCGCGAGGGCAAGAAGGTCGCGATCCTCTCGCTGGGCACCCGCCTGGCAGAGGCGCAGAAGGCTGCCGACCTGCTCGACGCCAAGGGTCTGTCGACCACGGTCGCCGATCTGCGCTTTGCCAAGCCGCTCGACGAGGAACTGATCCGCAAGCTGCTGGCGACGCACGAAGTGTGCGTGACGGTGGAAGAGGGCGCGATCGGCGGTCTGGGCGCGCATGTGCTGACCATGGCATCGGACGCCGGGCTGATCGATTCCGGCCTTAAGCTGCGCACGCTGCGGCTCCCCGATACCTTCCAGGATCACGACAAGCCCGAGAAGCAGTATGCCGATGCCGGGTTGGATGCCGATGGCATCGTCGATTGCGTGCTCAAGGCGCTGCGCCACAACAGCGCGGGCGTGGCGATCGTGGGGGATGGCGCGCGCGCCTGA
- a CDS encoding DUF3035 domain-containing protein, giving the protein MFNPSRKLVLIAGISAAATTLSACGSGGGIFNRDRPDEFAVSRQAPLVIPPDFSLTPPTPGAVRPQSVSASQQALDALFGGPQARTGVEGAALDRAGSPDTAIRSQVGDPKTQTTDKGTTTRDIVAAPEGDGQDAKASIPQ; this is encoded by the coding sequence ATGTTTAATCCTAGCCGCAAACTGGTCCTGATTGCCGGGATTTCGGCCGCGGCAACGACGCTGTCGGCCTGCGGTTCGGGCGGAGGCATTTTCAACCGTGACCGTCCGGACGAGTTCGCCGTGTCGCGTCAGGCACCTCTGGTCATTCCGCCAGACTTCTCGCTGACCCCGCCAACTCCCGGTGCGGTGCGTCCGCAGTCGGTCTCGGCCAGCCAGCAGGCGCTCGATGCGCTGTTCGGTGGCCCGCAGGCGCGCACCGGAGTCGAGGGCGCAGCGCTTGATCGCGCCGGTTCGCCGGATACCGCCATCCGCTCGCAGGTGGGCGATCCCAAGACGCAGACCACCGACAAGGGCACCACCACCCGCGACATCGTCGCCGCGCCCGAAGGCGATGGTCAGGACGCCAAGGCTTCGATCCCGCAATAA
- the msrA gene encoding peptide-methionine (S)-S-oxide reductase MsrA, translating to MTLRTRTLSALAAIGLIGVAAIAVDGGAAAFAAEEAKIIPAPKLKAVEPGKQRVAIFAGGCFWGVEGVFSHVKGVKSAVSGYHGDGKANASYDEVSSGATRHAESVRVVYDPAQVSYGQLLQVYFSVIADPTLLNRQGPDTGRHYRTALVPVDKGQAQVARAYIAELEKLGAWKKRIVTAVEPYKAFYPAETYHQDFMFKNPDHPYILRWDAVKVANLKRVFPALYSAKPVRG from the coding sequence ATGACCCTTCGCACCCGCACTCTTTCCGCCCTTGCCGCGATCGGCCTGATCGGCGTTGCCGCGATTGCCGTCGATGGTGGCGCCGCAGCGTTCGCCGCCGAAGAGGCCAAGATCATTCCGGCGCCCAAGCTGAAGGCGGTGGAACCGGGCAAGCAGCGCGTCGCGATCTTTGCCGGCGGCTGCTTCTGGGGCGTGGAGGGCGTGTTCAGCCATGTGAAGGGCGTCAAGAGCGCGGTCTCGGGGTATCATGGCGATGGCAAGGCCAACGCCAGCTATGACGAGGTGTCCAGCGGCGCAACCCGGCACGCGGAATCCGTGCGGGTGGTTTATGATCCTGCGCAGGTCAGCTATGGCCAGCTGCTTCAAGTCTATTTCTCGGTGATTGCCGATCCCACGCTGCTCAACCGGCAGGGGCCGGATACCGGCCGCCACTATCGCACCGCTTTGGTGCCGGTGGACAAGGGCCAGGCGCAGGTCGCGCGTGCCTATATCGCCGAGCTGGAGAAATTGGGTGCTTGGAAGAAGCGCATCGTCACAGCGGTTGAGCCCTACAAGGCGTTCTATCCCGCTGAAACCTATCATCAGGACTTCATGTTCAAGAACCCTGACCACCCCTACATCCTGCGCTGGGATGCGGTGAAGGTCGCCAATCTCAAGCGTGTCTTTCCTGCACTCTATTCGGCAAAACCGGTACGCGGCTGA